A window from Lachnoanaerobaculum umeaense encodes these proteins:
- a CDS encoding FHA domain-containing serine/threonine-protein kinase: protein MKKDMCPNCFLNEYTFNDNYITGICSNCGYTMASENISDRALRPKTKLNNGKYILGKKLGEGGFGITYKAVDLFNGGICCIKEYFPFTDSNRAKNSNFLVAKEDKRLEFEDGEEKFRREMSALNVLKGVDGVVQFRDQFSENGTLYYVMEYLEGWNLSRFIKIFKPTFAGVTEIILKVAKILMVMHEKSQPIYHRDISPENIYIADNKVYLIDFGNAKVIILDSDRRDKRLIFKPGFGAPEQAVYDAPQGAYTDVYGLASSYYYALTGLRIPSAVDRRNGAIYTSLCYIDKNIPREISDAVDRALQMDIHMRTGSVREFIEEICTTKRLNILPKFKIMYGPNAGREGRLNADKNYIIGRETCDIIINWCEISKRHVTIRYNSREKNFDVTDTSTNGTFVDGIKLEKGRTYKMYPATTLVLGDNVSRICLDASYLLN from the coding sequence ATGAAAAAAGATATGTGTCCTAACTGTTTTTTAAATGAATATACTTTTAATGACAACTATATTACCGGGATATGTTCAAATTGTGGGTATACTATGGCTTCAGAAAATATTTCAGACAGAGCATTGCGTCCTAAAACTAAATTGAACAATGGAAAGTATATTTTAGGAAAAAAACTGGGAGAGGGTGGATTTGGAATCACCTACAAGGCTGTGGACCTGTTTAATGGCGGTATTTGCTGCATAAAAGAGTATTTTCCTTTTACAGACTCCAATAGAGCAAAAAATTCTAATTTTTTGGTGGCTAAAGAAGACAAAAGGCTCGAGTTTGAAGATGGAGAAGAGAAATTCAGAAGAGAAATGAGTGCTCTGAATGTGTTAAAGGGTGTAGACGGTGTAGTACAGTTTAGAGATCAATTTTCAGAAAATGGTACATTATATTATGTTATGGAGTACCTGGAAGGTTGGAATTTAAGTCGTTTTATAAAAATATTCAAACCTACATTTGCAGGTGTTACAGAAATCATTTTAAAGGTTGCAAAGATTCTTATGGTAATGCATGAGAAATCTCAGCCTATTTATCACAGAGATATAAGTCCTGAAAACATTTATATAGCTGATAATAAAGTCTATCTTATTGACTTTGGTAATGCAAAAGTTATTATTTTAGACAGTGACAGAAGAGACAAAAGGCTTATTTTTAAACCCGGTTTTGGAGCACCTGAACAAGCGGTTTATGATGCTCCACAAGGGGCATATACAGATGTGTACGGTCTTGCAAGTAGCTATTATTATGCATTGACCGGACTTAGAATACCTTCAGCTGTTGATAGACGAAATGGTGCAATATACACATCTTTGTGTTATATAGACAAGAACATTCCAAGAGAGATTTCTGATGCTGTAGACAGGGCACTTCAAATGGATATACATATGAGGACTGGAAGTGTTAGAGAGTTTATTGAAGAAATTTGTACTACAAAAAGATTAAATATTTTACCTAAATTTAAAATTATGTATGGTCCTAACGCCGGCCGAGAGGGCAGGCTTAATGCAGATAAAAATTATATTATCGGCAGAGAGACATGTGACATAATAATAAACTGGTGTGAAATAAGTAAAAGGCATGTAACAATACGCTATAATAGCCGTGAAAAGAATTTTGATGTTACAGATACATCTACCAATGGAACATTTGTGGATGGTATAAAACTTGAAAAAGGTCGTACCTATAAGATGTATCCAGCAACAACATTGGTACTGGGCGATAATGTCAGTCGTATTTGTTTAGATGCAAGCTATCTATTAAACTGA
- a CDS encoding FHA domain-containing protein — MGKRIISIFIFLCMILGMTSVSFADTESPAIEQVYLNMPDVTIYSYGIDKSQTVEGFIDGEKLTLKNNEDFSSTKEGVQYYVLLDISASINKDYFLQMKASILDFYSTLSPNDGFSLITFGETVETKVDTRVSNDDLRNILNSISNRDQDTLLFEAIKEAVEKDSKNSDTSLHRREIIVLSDGEDFAVGKVTSSEVLSQLQKESISLYALCIKDTKKENIDAFGEVARSSGGQIEVVSPQEIKTGFQNIKTRIDSARVLKFVADNNKVTNALVNVTIQVDGSKASDTRQVMSILSQPDNVNPKIVQAEQEKGRNIKITFSEKMSGASDPANYSLVTKNNKTIAFSAVNKIEDEENTYLLTTAEKFNSGEYRLICGDGITDDSNEQNRVLEETKIKLNQSDDDFTLLTLALSLFSILLIIVGIVAMSISRGKKKQEANTVKENSAHIAPHYSVDMPNEEVQNQKYHIKLEHVDAKDFSLLISVKGMKTKKTDFKITKSFIVGRSSMNELYFDDDEMSRQHFALEWDGENMYISDLNSTNGTSVNGVRILGKRKLEYGDEISAGMERMIIHF; from the coding sequence AATATCTATATTTATTTTTTTATGTATGATACTGGGAATGACATCAGTATCATTTGCAGATACTGAGAGTCCGGCTATTGAACAAGTGTATTTGAATATGCCAGATGTTACCATATATAGTTATGGTATAGATAAAAGCCAAACTGTTGAAGGCTTTATAGATGGTGAAAAACTTACTCTTAAAAATAATGAGGATTTTAGTAGTACTAAAGAAGGTGTTCAGTACTATGTTTTGCTTGATATATCAGCTTCAATAAATAAAGATTATTTTCTTCAAATGAAAGCATCTATTTTGGACTTTTATTCTACATTGTCTCCAAACGACGGATTTTCTCTTATAACATTCGGAGAGACTGTAGAAACTAAAGTGGACACAAGAGTGTCAAATGATGATTTAAGAAATATACTAAACTCTATAAGTAACAGAGATCAGGATACATTACTTTTTGAAGCCATAAAGGAGGCTGTAGAAAAGGATTCAAAAAATTCTGACACAAGTCTGCATAGAAGAGAAATAATAGTATTGTCAGATGGAGAGGATTTTGCAGTTGGAAAGGTTACTTCTTCAGAAGTACTAAGTCAATTACAAAAAGAATCTATTTCACTCTATGCCCTATGTATAAAAGACACGAAAAAGGAAAATATTGATGCATTTGGAGAGGTAGCTAGAAGCTCAGGTGGTCAGATTGAGGTAGTATCTCCTCAAGAGATCAAAACAGGTTTTCAAAATATAAAGACAAGAATAGACTCCGCAAGGGTATTAAAGTTTGTAGCTGATAATAATAAGGTTACAAATGCCTTGGTAAATGTAACTATTCAAGTTGATGGATCGAAGGCGTCTGATACTAGACAGGTGATGTCTATACTTTCACAGCCGGATAATGTTAATCCTAAGATTGTACAGGCTGAACAAGAAAAGGGGAGAAATATAAAAATAACTTTCTCTGAAAAGATGTCAGGTGCATCAGATCCGGCAAACTATTCTCTTGTTACAAAAAATAATAAGACTATAGCTTTTTCGGCTGTTAACAAAATAGAGGATGAAGAAAACACTTATTTACTAACAACTGCAGAAAAGTTTAATAGTGGGGAATATAGACTTATTTGTGGAGATGGTATCACTGACGATTCAAATGAGCAGAATAGAGTTTTAGAAGAGACTAAAATAAAGCTGAATCAAAGTGATGATGATTTTACACTACTTACACTTGCTCTTTCTTTATTTTCAATACTTTTGATTATTGTAGGAATTGTTGCTATGTCAATATCTAGAGGGAAAAAGAAGCAAGAAGCAAATACTGTAAAAGAAAATAGTGCTCATATTGCCCCACATTACTCAGTTGATATGCCTAATGAAGAAGTTCAAAACCAGAAATATCATATAAAACTAGAACATGTTGATGCTAAGGATTTTAGTCTACTGATATCAGTCAAGGGCATGAAAACTAAAAAGACGGATTTTAAGATTACAAAAAGCTTTATAGTTGGAAGATCCAGTATGAATGAACTTTATTTTGATGATGATGAGATGTCAAGACAGCATTTTGCATTGGAATGGGATGGAGAAAATATGTACATTTCAGATTTGAATTCCACAAATGGAACATCTGTAAACGGTGTAAGGATTTTAGGAAAGAGAAAGTTAGAATATGGAGATGAGATTTCTGCCGGTATGGAGAGAATGATTATTCATTTCTAA
- a CDS encoding PP2C family protein-serine/threonine phosphatase produces MNYVRKENAENRSVEVGLTAIIGDREYQQDYLYFSQDATVTLAAVCDGMGGLEGGEKASYTAANILGSAFENRTGNVDFFGFLKENAYKMNESVKNLLGTDGRPMHAGSTVVTVIINDGFLYPMSIGDSHIYIYRNDRLVQINKEHNYYEQLMSQLRAGEITQDFVEREKATTRVDALTSFIGIQNLYLIDIPANPIKLEKDDTIILCSDGLYKNLSDEQIRLIVEDNHINMQMTSDRLIERSRALKKESKQDNTSVLVLKYKGNNI; encoded by the coding sequence GTGAATTATGTAAGAAAGGAAAATGCTGAAAATAGATCAGTTGAGGTTGGTCTTACAGCAATTATCGGAGATAGAGAATATCAGCAGGATTATTTGTACTTTTCTCAAGATGCTACAGTGACACTGGCAGCTGTTTGTGACGGAATGGGTGGATTAGAAGGTGGTGAAAAAGCCAGCTATACTGCCGCAAATATATTGGGAAGTGCATTTGAAAATAGAACCGGAAATGTGGATTTTTTTGGTTTTCTAAAAGAAAATGCCTATAAGATGAATGAAAGTGTCAAAAATCTTCTAGGTACTGATGGTAGACCTATGCATGCGGGATCAACAGTTGTTACAGTTATTATTAATGACGGTTTTCTCTATCCTATGTCTATTGGAGACAGTCATATTTATATTTATAGAAATGACAGATTGGTACAGATAAACAAAGAGCATAATTACTACGAACAGCTAATGAGCCAGCTTAGAGCAGGAGAAATAACGCAAGATTTTGTGGAAAGAGAAAAGGCAACTACAAGAGTTGATGCTTTGACAAGTTTTATCGGAATACAGAATTTATATTTGATAGATATTCCTGCAAATCCTATAAAGCTTGAAAAAGACGATACTATTATTTTGTGTAGTGATGGATTGTACAAGAATCTAAGTGATGAGCAGATAAGACTTATAGTAGAAGATAATCATATAAATATGCAGATGACATCTGACAGATTAATTGAGAGATCCAGAGCTTTAAAAAAAGAGAGTAAACAGGATAACACATCAGTACTTGTTTTAAAGTATAAAGGAAACAATATTTAG